A region of the Stieleria neptunia genome:
CCCGTTTCCAGTTCTCGCTGATAGAACGTCAAGAAGTGGAGTGTGTCGTCGACCGCAATGCCCATCGCGACGCTGGCCGTCATCATCGTGCCGATGTCCAGGGGGCGGCCGATCCAGCCCAGAATCCCGAACAACGTCAGCGCGGGAAAGACATTCGGGATCATCGAAAGCAGACCGGGAAGGACCCCCGCTTGCACGATCGTCATCACGACCGCGATCAATCCGAATGCCGTCAGAAAGCTGTAAAACAGGTCGTCGAGCAGTTGCTGCTGAATCTCGTGCACCAGCGGCATCAGCCCCGAGACTTGGAGATTGATGTCGCTTTCCGCCGCAACCGCGGCGTCGACCGACTGCATGATTTGAACATAGTCGTTCTCTCCCAGTGCGCTGACATAAGCGGTGATGCGCCAGCGGTGTGTGCCACCCGAATCGGTGGCGCAGTAGTTAAAACGTTGTCCCAAGGACTCGGCGAGCGCGATTCGATGCGCGTGGTGAACCGGCTCACCGGAGACCGAATCGGATGGCAGAAACGTCAGCGGAGAAACCACGGCGCCGACCTGGTCAATGGTCGCGAGTTTGTCCTCGATTCGTCGCAGCACCAGGAGCGGATCGGAATCTGCGGGCGGATCGGGGGCGATCGTCGCCACGATCTCGATGGGAACGAGGGCGCCCACATTGGCTTCCAACCAGGCGTAGTCGTGGATCAGTCGACTGTTGCCGGCAAACAGCGTTTCGATTCGGACCGAAGCATTTAATCGCGAGACCCCGATGCCCAGGACGATCATCAACACCAACGCCGCGCCGCTGACCCAACCGGCCGAACGTTCCAAGCGGTTGGTCAATACGCACCAGATCGCACCGGTCTCGTTCACGTCCAATCGGCCTGGTCGAGCGATCGGAAACCACTGACAGAAACCGGGCAGCAGGGTCAACAACAGCCCGGCCGTCAACGCCACACCGATCGCGGCATACAAACCGAACTCGCGCACCGCCACCAACCCACTGACGCCTAGCGAACCGAGCCCGATCGCTGTTGTGGCGGCGGCCAGCAGACATGGCAGCCAAGCCAACCGGAACGCCCTTGCCAACGCGCCGGAGTGGTTCTCGGTGCTCGCTTGGGAATCGAAGTAGTAATTGACAAAGTGAATGCCACCGGCGATGGCGAGCACCTGGATCAGCGGCCCAAGCACGGCCATCAGCGCCGTCATCGTGCCGCCTCCGAAATGCACGATCGCCAGCGTCATCCCCTGACAGATCAGCGAGAGCAGAAACACCAACAAGGCGCCGCCGGCCGAGCCGACACACAGAGAGCCGACCACCAGCACGACCGCGGCGGAAAGCGGGGCGAGAACATCGAGCGTGTAGCGGGTCGCCCGATCGACCTCGTAGCCGTCCATGATCGGGCCTGCCAAATGCTGTGACTGCGGCGGGACTTGGCAGTGCCGGGTCACGGCGTTTCGAATCAACGGCACCAGGCGGGCACGCTGCTGGAGCGCTTGCTCGGTAAAACCGATCACCACGCAAGTCGTTTCGCCATCGGGGCCGATCAGTGATCCCGACAATCGGTCGACGGCTTCGGCGGCCGACAGTGACATTGGGGGACGCGTCATCACGTCCATCTGCTCGCGTCCGGACGTCACGTTGTGAAACAACGGTTGGTCGCCATCGACAAACGCGGGGGCGGTCCGCAGCGCCGTGGTCAAGCGGTCCAGTCGCGATTCACCCAAGGTGCAACCCGGCCAGCTGAGGATGACAGCGTCGGCCGTTCCGAATACGCTGCTATATCGATCGTAGGCGTGGCGCGGTTCGAAATCGTCGTCGACCCAATCGAGCGGTGAATTGGCACTCTCGGTCAACGCACGCTGTGCACCGATCGCAATCCAGGGCAACGCGATGGTCAAATAAAGGACGATCAGCAGGAATCGTTTGCGACTCTTGCATGCCGCTTCGCCAGTGCATGCCGCTTCGCCAGTGCATGCCGCTTCGCCAGTGTGTGCCGCTTCGCCAGTGCGTGCCGAGGGATGGATCACGCTAGGCCGCCTTGCTTTCGTGGCCGATTTGCGAATCGGCTTGAGCGGTCGTCCGATGCGGCGTTCGGCTGGACGGACGCGACTCAATGCTCCGCCCCAGCGGTCCACCGGGAAACAGCGGAAACCCCGGCACCTTGGCCTGGTAGTCTTGGTACGGCTGGCCGATGAAACGCGTCAAACGTCGGTCCTTCAGAAAGCTGCCGTAAAAAATGTAACCCGTCCAGATCGCCGTCAGCGCGGCATGGTCCAGCGTCATCGTAGGAGTCAACCAGACCAGACCCAAGAAGCTGAGATAGACGGGGTGGCGAATCAACTTGTACGCCCCACGCGGTTGGAATTCCCGACGGGGAGCGGGTTTTTGCCGCAGCCAGTGATAAAACGGTGTCCAGCCATTCTGGTAGCCCAGCCCGGTCAATGCGAGCGAATAGAGAAGCGCTGCCCAGCAGAAGTAAAAGCCGCCGCGGATCACCGTCGACCTCCAACCGGTGACTTGCCAAACCACCGTTTCGCTGGTGTGCCATCCGATGAACAGGGCCAGCAGGCTGACGCAGGTGACGACGCAAAACGTGCTGTCGTAAAACGGCTGGGGGATCCACCGCGTCAGGTATTTTCGTGTCGCGGGGACCAGCATCACGCTGTGCCCGATGGCGAACAACAACGCCAGTCCGCAATCACGCACGATCCAATCTCCCTGCGATGGACGGATCGAACCGTCACGCAAGAACCAGAACAGGTACCAGACGGTGGCCAGAAACAGAATCTGGTTCCCAAATCCGTACAGCATCCCGATCGCACGGCGAAGCGACCGGTGGCGGGCGTGGGACTTGATTTCGCGATTGCCGCCGGCGCCGGCGGATGGCCGTGTCATTGTTGCATCCATGCCATGATCAAAGGGGGTTGAGGGTCTATGGGTTGAAAGTTTGCAAGCGGAGGAAACGAGATCGACGATGTGACGCGGACTCGTTTATTCGTTGGGGTTGCCTGTGGGGCAGGGATTCGGTTTTTCCGCGACGATCGCGCCGTACTGCATCGCACCGCTTCGATAGGCTTCTAGCAATGCATCGAAACCGTCAATGAAGTCGACTTGTTCCCGATCCAGAAGACGGGCGAGATGCCGAATGCCGGTCTGCTGCACCCGTCGTTTGCAGATTTCCCAGGTGCGGGTCACCCGAGGGGTCCAATCGACGTTGTGTCGAATCTCCAATCCGTTTTGGACCATCCACTCGGCGTAGTCGCTGCGTGTGGCCAGGGACGGACAGACGAAACGTTCACAAACCTCTTCGCATTGTTTGCGATGCCCGGAGCGCGTCGTGTCTTCACCCTCGAACCACACGCAAATCGCAATCCGTCCTCCGGGGCGAAGCCATTCGGCGGCGCGGCGAAAAAATTCGGGTTTGTCGAACAGATGCTCGGTGCATTCGACCGACCAGACGACGTCAAAACTGGCGGGTTGAAACACGACGCGCTCGGCGTCCTCGGCCAAGAACCGTGTCTGGCCGGCCACCCGATTGACGCGAGAGGAGAATGCCGCCCAATTCCGCTGCACCGGGCTGAGCGTGACGCCGGTGACGTCGCAGCCGCGACCTTTGGCCAGCCGAATCGCCGAGCCGCCCATCCCACAGCCGATATCCACCAGCCGATCCGTCGACCTGATGGTTGCCAGATCGGCAAGGGCGTCGGTCAATTGGCATTGGGCTTGATAAGCCGACGTTTGGTGATCCGGCGCGTCGTCGTCCCACAGTCCATGATGAATGTGAGGCCCCCACAGCAGTCGGTAAAACAGCGTGCCGAGTTGGTAGTGGCTGCGGATGGAGTCTTTCTTGACTCCGTCAACGGCGATCATTGTTTTCCTGGGTCGGGTGTGTCGGTGTGGATGGTCAGTCGAGAACGGGATGGCTTGCTCGATGGGATGTCCGCCATCGCAACCTGGTCGGTCGGAGCGACATAGAGATCGCCAAAGATCGTCAGTCGGTCGGTCACACCGATCGCACCAAAGGCTTTGGAGTACGGTTGGATACCGAACGACGTTTGGTTAATGGAAAAACGACCACGCACGTGCAACCATCCGCTGCGCTGCTCGACGTCGGCCGAGAACGCCAGGGGACGTGTCACGCCGTGGAGTGTAAAGTTTCCTTTCAACTGATACGTGGGCAACCCGCGCGAGCTGGTCTGGCCGGTTGCCGTGGCGGAGGTGACCTCGAACGTGGCGGTCGGATATCGGGCGACGTCCAGCACCGCCGGTCCCCGCATGTTCGTGTTGACCGCCCCGCGCGTGGAAGCATCGGTGCTGCCGCCCAACCCCACGTACTTTCGCGCCGCTGCGGTGTCGGCGCTGAACGATTTCATGTCAAACACCAACTTGCCCGCGTTTTGCGAAGCCCCCAACACCAAGCTGCTGGCCGAAAGTTTGGCCTCGACACCGTGTTGATGCCCCAGCCCGGTCTTGTCCACAAACACGTACACCCGACTCGCTTGGGTTTGCACGGCTCCCGGTCGTGTGACAGGCGGAGTGCTGTCCCCGGCATCGCAACGGGAGCCCGGCGATGGTAATGACGCGAGCAGCGTACCGGCGGCGAGGTATCCAAGCGCTTGTCGTCGTGAAGCATGCCGCTGCAACGGATGCCGAGAATCGGAAAGATGAATCATGTCAGAGTCCTTTGACTGTCGAAGGAGGCCGTCCCGAGAGGCTTCGCCCGCAGGCCGTCGATGGAAACACTGAACCCAGGCCGGCGAAACGTTTCTACGAATCTTCTAATAGTTGCACGTCTCGTGCCAAAGGCGGGGAATCCATCGGCAAACGGGCCGGCGTCGTTCCAACCGCATGATTTGGCGGAAAGCGTGCGGGTCGACGCGCTTCATCATCGCGGGGGCTGCCCACTCGGTCAGCAAAGCTGGACACTCTTTGCCCACGGCATGGATAGATTTTTGCACTTGCGGCGAACCGGGGTGGGACTGCAGGCGAGAACACGTCGCAATGATTAAGTTCATTGTTTCAGCATCGGAAGACGGCGCCGAACTGGAATTGCGCCAGCTAAGATGCTAGCTTCGGTCCTGCTGACACTTCTCTTGCACGCAAAAACGCGGGTGGTTCTGATGCCGATCATTTTAGTCGTGGACGATTCGGACGTTGATCGTCTGTTGATGAAAGGGCTGCTCAGCACCGATGTGGATTGGCTGGTCTCCCAAGCCAAGAATGGAGTCGAGGCGGTGGACATGGTCACCTATGCCTTGCCCGACGTCGTGGTGACCGACCTGAACATGCCGGAGATGGATGGGCTGCAACTGGTCTCGCACATGGCGGAATCCTTTCCCGAAGTGCCGGTCATTCTGGTGACCGGAGAAGACGACTCCGAAATTGCACTCAAGGCGTTGCGTCACGGCGCCGCCAGTTTTGTCCCCAAACAGCAGCTCGCCGAGAGCTTGCTGGAAACCGTCGAACAAGTGTTGGCAGTGCGTGACGCCGATCACTATGACGAGCGTGTCGTCCAGCTGACCACCAACACGCGTTACCGATTCGTGCTCGACAATGACCCCACCTTGATCTCTCCGATCATTGATCGCATCCAGCAGGGCATGATCGCGATGCAGCTCTGTTCGGCGACGCAGCGCATGCACATCGGGATCGCGTTAGAAGAAGCTCTCTTGAACGCGATGTTGCACGGCAATCTGGAAGTCCCGCCGAACAAATTGACCGAAATTCGCAATCTGCTGCATGAAGGCAAGACGTCAGCGATCGTGGAAGAGCGTCGCAATCAGCAGCCCTATGCCGGTCGAAAAATCCACGTGGCCGCCGATTTCAATCGCAGCCGAGCCCAACTGGTCGTCGGTGACAGCGGATCGGGGTTTGACGTCGAAAACGTCTGGCCCCAATCTGCCGAAGACCGGATCAACGAGGAATCCGGTCGCGGGCTGCTCCTGATCCGAACCTTCATGGACGAAGTCTTGTTCAACGAGACGGGAAGCGAATTGCGGATGACATTAAAAGATCTCCGCCCCAACGCACAGCCCGCGGCGGACGCTTGATCCTTCGCGTTTGGGCAGGACCACGCGATCGCAAACACCTCGTTTGACACTGGTCGTTTGTTGAACAGTCTGGAGCCCGGTTGACCAGTGGCGAACGCCAGTTGACTCGGCCGTACGCTATGCACGGCGGTTCCGCGGGCCTGAACGTGTTTGGCATGATTGCTGCGGCCGTTGGAAACGCCTGACGGGACCACTTCTTTTCGGTCCCATTACTTGAACACGCTTCCGCAAGCTTTCCGATGAATTCAACCACCAAGACCCACGATTCGACTGACACTTCCAATCGAGACGCACCGCTGAGCAAGAAGGCTCCCTCGAGCCCGTTCCTGTTGGTGGCACTTTCCTACTTGGGGATGCTCCTGCTGGCGGCGCTCGCCTTTGCCCTGCTGATTGGGATGTTTCGTTAATTCGCGTGCGGACAACGTTTACGTCCCCTCGCTCCGTCTTCCGTCTTTCCGGCGTCTCCCCTATGCCCGCCAGCGACAACACACTTCAAACCGACGAAGGACGCTGCGCGGGGATGCGTGCGGCGCTCGACGCGGCGCGTCATGGAGTATTCGCCGGCCAAGCTCCCTTCGGTGCAGCGATCTTTACGAACCAGGGTGAATTGGTCGTTGCGGAGCACAACCAGGTCAGGGAGATGTTGGATCCGACCGCCCATGCGGAAGTGTTCGCGATCCGGTTGGCGTGTCGTTTGACGGGTCAGCGAACGCTGCCGGGTTGCTGGTTGTTTGCGACCTGTGAGCCCTGTCCGATGTGTGCCACGGCAGCCGTCTTTGCGGGCTTGCGTCACGTCGTCTATGGCGCCTCGGTGGAAGACGCACGGGAGGCGGGGTTTTCGGAGCTGCAGCTACCAAGCCGTCAAATCTTTGATCGCAGTGACGACAAGATCGCGGTCTTTCCAGGTGTGCTCCGGCAAGAGTGCCGTGCATTGTTTACCGCCCGCCCCTAAGATGCTTCAAAGCGACTGCGAAGCCATTGATCGCGGTCCGCCGGGTCGGTCACCGCATCCACTTTGGATCGCCCTGAGCAGTGTTTGGTCCAACTCGGCGGAATGAAACTGTCCTTTCACGATGTAGTCTTGGGCGCCGCTTTCCCGCGCATCCAGGGAAGCTTTCGGATCGTCCAACCCGGTCAACATGATGATCGGCAAATCGGCGAATCGAGATTGCAATTTACGGAGGCCTTCGATCCCGAAGGAATCGGGTAGCGAATAGTCGAGCAACACGACATCGCAATCGTGGCTCAGGATCCACTCGATCGCTGAATCCAAGGTGGCACAGACCTCCAGTTCGTAGCAACCGGTGCACTTGGCGAGTGTCCGTTGAAAAAGCAACGCGTCGACGTCATCGTCTTCGACAAGAAGAAGCTTGGCTGCGTCGTGGAAGGTGTGGACCATGTGGATCGGACCGGCGTCGGGGAGTGGTTGGCGGTGGGGTTCAAACGGGGACACTTGTCGAGGGCAGGGTGACGACGCCAAACCAGTACGTGCCGAGTCGGCGAACGGATTCGGTGAACTGATCGATGTCGACCGGTTTTTGGATGTAGGAATTGCATCCCAGGTCATAGCTGCGAAGGATGTCCGCTTCCTGTTCGCTGGTCGTCAGCACGACGACGGGGATGCGTGACAAACGCTCGTCCTCTTTGAGGTCCCCAAGCACCTCGCGTCCGTTCCGCTTGGGCATGTTCAAGTCCAGCAGAATCAGATCCGGAGCCGGGGAGGAGGCTGGATCTTCAAACTCCCCTTGTCGGCTCAAGTACTCCATCGCCTGCACACCGTCGTTGGCGATTCTCAGATCGACATGGATCGATTCGTGTTTGAGCGCGCGGCGTGTCAGTTCTTGATCGCCGGGGTCGTCTTCGACCAAGAGAATCACGGCTGGTTTTCGGCGTTGGGGTTGGTCGTTCATCAGGGTTCCAGTGGAGTGGAGGAGCGGGAGGGGGATCTAGCACATCGCCAGTTCAGCTTCTTTTTCTTTCGATTCGGTCGGCGCCGGTTGTTCCGCAACCGGCTCGGCGATCGGCAATCGGAATCGAAAATGGGCGCCTTGGCCCGGCTCGGATTCCACCCAGATCTCGCCGGCATGTCGCTGCACCGTTTTCTTGCAGATCGACAGTCCGATGCCAGTTCCCTCGTACTCGCCACGGTTGTGCAATCGTTGAAACGGCTGGAAGATTCGCTCCGCGTATTCGGGCTTCATGCCGATCCCGTTGTCGCGGACGCCGAGTATCCAGTGATCATCGTTTCGTGTCACGGAGATTTGAATTTCGGGAGACCGTTCGTCGGTGAATTTTAGGGCGTTGCTGACCAGGTTTTGGTACAGCTGTGTCAGCATGGTTTGGTCGCCGATGACGGTCGGGAACTCATCCCTTGTGATCACGGCACCGGTCTCCTTGATTCGCAGTTCAAGGGAATCGAGGGCGTCATCGACGCACTGTTCCAGATCAACCGGTTCGTGCTTCATTGCCGACCGCCCCACACGGGACAATTCCAGCAGCGCCTGCACCAGATTGCGCATCCGTTTGGCGGCATCGACGATGAATTGCAAGTCGCGTTGGGCGTCTTCGTTCAAGTCACCGTCGATGTCTTGTTCCAGCAAGCGGCTGAAAGAGACCAGTTTTCGAACGGGTTCTTGGAGGTCATGGCTGGCAATGTACGTGAACTGATCGAGTTCTTTGTTTTGCTCTTCGAGCGTCTTGTTGGCGTGCACCAATTGGCGGCTCGCTCGCGCCGTCTCTTCCATCGACTCGCGGAGTTCTTCGGTCCGTCGATTGACCTCGGCCTCGATACGTGAATTCGTCGATTCCAACTGGGCCTGGTTGCAGGCATTGCGTGACATATCGGCCAGGCTTTGTCGGATCGTGACGATCAAAAAGAGGTTTTCGAAAACGACCCACCCGGCGTGTTCGATCAAACGGAGCGGCGCGCCGCCGATCACACCATAGACCGATTCGGGCCACAGCCAACCGCGTAGCCCATGATCGGCGACAACGACCATCGTTGCGGTGCACAGGATCCGCCAGTCGCGATAGCAGGCCAGGAACGCGAGTGAACCGAAGATGTGGAAATGCGTTTCGATGCGTCCGCCGGTTAAATGGATCAACAACGCCGAGGTGAGCATTTGGCTGACCGCGATGATGTGTCGTGTCACCACCCGTCCCGGTCGCTTCCAGGCCAGCAGGACGGGCAGGGCGGTGATGACCCCGCCCAGCAGGATCGCGGCCCACACGTGCACGTGGGTTTCGCTCATCGCGCCCGACCAGGTCCGCGGCGAAATCCACAACGCCGCCACGATCCCGGCGACCCACTGAATGGTCATCAACGCCGCGAACAGTCGATCGGTGCGGACATGAATGAGCTGTTGTTGTTCTCGCAACAACTCGTCCCTACGGCCGCAGTCGCCTGCGTCCGGCGTGGCAGCTACTGTTGATGACATGACGCAGGGGTCTCCTTGAGGAGGGTGCCGAGTTCGCAACCGTAGACCTTGGTGCTGTCCACGTCGCCGGAGCCTTGGTTCAGTAATTGGACAATCGTGGATCGCCCAAGGTTGTCGCCGCTGTGTCCGCGCGAGGCCGTGATGCCGCCGCGGAATTTCAATTGGCCGGTCGGGTCGTACAACAAGACCAATCCCGAGATCGCCGCCGCAAATCGATTCGCTTCGACGCCGCCGGGGTCGGCACGCACGCTGAGGCCCGGAATCTGTTCGGCGGCCTGCCAAAGTTCGGAGACCTCCCAGCCCGGTTCCAGCGAGCAGGCCGGGGGTTTGACGAACAACGCCGATGCCTGCACGCGGTCCGCAGATCGAGTCATGATTCGAGCCAGTTCGCCGAGAGTGGCCCGAGTGCAGGGGCATTTCGGATGGGCGAACAGAACCAGCGTCCAACGCTCCGGTGAACGTTCAATGTTCGAGGCGACCGGCCATCGATCCGGCGCGGCGTGCAGCGGCCCGGCGGCGTGTTCGTATTGCCAGACGATGCCCAATCCGGCAGCCACCACCACGCCCCAGGCGATCACCAGCGCGGGGATCGCCCATCCGCGAGGGAAACGCGACACGTGGTCAAACGCCGTCCCCTGGCCGGCAGGGTCGTCGCGGTTGTCGGGAGGTCTCTGGAGCATCAAATCGTTCGCCGGGGCAAAGGCAGTCTCTAGCCATTGTGGGGAGCGTAGACCGCGATTGATGCGGGGGCGTTTGCAAACCCGGCAAAGGAAGGATTCCCCTCAGGACCAATTCCCCCTGACGGTAACGCAGTGAAGCACTTTTTCCTCTGCGATTCTTGAAGTTTTAGCGGCAGGGCGCGAGCCCACCGGTTCCTCATCTTTGCCGAAACACCGGAGGGCTCGCGGGCTGTCGTTTTAGTCGATGTTTCGAAATCAGCGTGATCATCTCAGGTGCGACATCTGCGGTCGCGGCTCAGCGTCGTTCGCGTGCTTTTCGTTTGGCGCGCTGTTGATCGCGAAATCGTTTCTTGCGTTTGGCGTCTTTGGCGGCGTCCTTTTCCGCTTTCTCGGCGGCCAGCACGGCGGTTTGAGTTTTCTCACGCGCCATGATCTTGGGCGTTTCCAGCGTCAAACGGCCGAAGGCGCCCGAGCGGAATTCCGTCACCAGAATCCGCGAGGCGCGATCGATGTCGACAAGATTATTTTTGCCCAGACAGCCCCGCTTGCGTCCGATCGCTTCGATGGCTTCCAATTCCGTCGTCGGCTTGCTGTCCAAGTCGTAACGCTCGGTCAGCAAGTCCGGGTATTCGGCCAGCATGTAGCGGGCGGCGAAGAAGCCGATGTCGGC
Encoded here:
- a CDS encoding efflux RND transporter permease subunit encodes the protein MIHPSARTGEAAHTGEAACTGEAACTGEAACKSRKRFLLIVLYLTIALPWIAIGAQRALTESANSPLDWVDDDFEPRHAYDRYSSVFGTADAVILSWPGCTLGESRLDRLTTALRTAPAFVDGDQPLFHNVTSGREQMDVMTRPPMSLSAAEAVDRLSGSLIGPDGETTCVVIGFTEQALQQRARLVPLIRNAVTRHCQVPPQSQHLAGPIMDGYEVDRATRYTLDVLAPLSAAVVLVVGSLCVGSAGGALLVFLLSLICQGMTLAIVHFGGGTMTALMAVLGPLIQVLAIAGGIHFVNYYFDSQASTENHSGALARAFRLAWLPCLLAAATTAIGLGSLGVSGLVAVREFGLYAAIGVALTAGLLLTLLPGFCQWFPIARPGRLDVNETGAIWCVLTNRLERSAGWVSGAALVLMIVLGIGVSRLNASVRIETLFAGNSRLIHDYAWLEANVGALVPIEIVATIAPDPPADSDPLLVLRRIEDKLATIDQVGAVVSPLTFLPSDSVSGEPVHHAHRIALAESLGQRFNYCATDSGGTHRWRITAYVSALGENDYVQIMQSVDAAVAAESDINLQVSGLMPLVHEIQQQLLDDLFYSFLTAFGLIAVVMTIVQAGVLPGLLSMIPNVFPALTLFGILGWIGRPLDIGTMMTASVAMGIAVDDTLHFLTFYQRELETGATRANAVLASYQHCGRAMMQTTAICGSGLGLFALSSFVPTVGFAWMSVLLLTAALVGDLIVLPAVLLSPLGKGSAIAPGSEPACQVKRSVVTGRTDRMNPASDQPTMNRIET
- a CDS encoding methyltransferase family protein, coding for MTRPSAGAGGNREIKSHARHRSLRRAIGMLYGFGNQILFLATVWYLFWFLRDGSIRPSQGDWIVRDCGLALLFAIGHSVMLVPATRKYLTRWIPQPFYDSTFCVVTCVSLLALFIGWHTSETVVWQVTGWRSTVIRGGFYFCWAALLYSLALTGLGYQNGWTPFYHWLRQKPAPRREFQPRGAYKLIRHPVYLSFLGLVWLTPTMTLDHAALTAIWTGYIFYGSFLKDRRLTRFIGQPYQDYQAKVPGFPLFPGGPLGRSIESRPSSRTPHRTTAQADSQIGHESKAA
- a CDS encoding methyltransferase domain-containing protein, whose product is MIAVDGVKKDSIRSHYQLGTLFYRLLWGPHIHHGLWDDDAPDHQTSAYQAQCQLTDALADLATIRSTDRLVDIGCGMGGSAIRLAKGRGCDVTGVTLSPVQRNWAAFSSRVNRVAGQTRFLAEDAERVVFQPASFDVVWSVECTEHLFDKPEFFRRAAEWLRPGGRIAICVWFEGEDTTRSGHRKQCEEVCERFVCPSLATRSDYAEWMVQNGLEIRHNVDWTPRVTRTWEICKRRVQQTGIRHLARLLDREQVDFIDGFDALLEAYRSGAMQYGAIVAEKPNPCPTGNPNE
- a CDS encoding YceI family protein, which gives rise to MIHLSDSRHPLQRHASRRQALGYLAAGTLLASLPSPGSRCDAGDSTPPVTRPGAVQTQASRVYVFVDKTGLGHQHGVEAKLSASSLVLGASQNAGKLVFDMKSFSADTAAARKYVGLGGSTDASTRGAVNTNMRGPAVLDVARYPTATFEVTSATATGQTSSRGLPTYQLKGNFTLHGVTRPLAFSADVEQRSGWLHVRGRFSINQTSFGIQPYSKAFGAIGVTDRLTIFGDLYVAPTDQVAMADIPSSKPSRSRLTIHTDTPDPGKQ
- a CDS encoding response regulator, which gives rise to MPIILVVDDSDVDRLLMKGLLSTDVDWLVSQAKNGVEAVDMVTYALPDVVVTDLNMPEMDGLQLVSHMAESFPEVPVILVTGEDDSEIALKALRHGAASFVPKQQLAESLLETVEQVLAVRDADHYDERVVQLTTNTRYRFVLDNDPTLISPIIDRIQQGMIAMQLCSATQRMHIGIALEEALLNAMLHGNLEVPPNKLTEIRNLLHEGKTSAIVEERRNQQPYAGRKIHVAADFNRSRAQLVVGDSGSGFDVENVWPQSAEDRINEESGRGLLLIRTFMDEVLFNETGSELRMTLKDLRPNAQPAADA
- a CDS encoding nucleoside deaminase, giving the protein MPASDNTLQTDEGRCAGMRAALDAARHGVFAGQAPFGAAIFTNQGELVVAEHNQVREMLDPTAHAEVFAIRLACRLTGQRTLPGCWLFATCEPCPMCATAAVFAGLRHVVYGASVEDAREAGFSELQLPSRQIFDRSDDKIAVFPGVLRQECRALFTARP
- a CDS encoding response regulator: MVHTFHDAAKLLLVEDDDVDALLFQRTLAKCTGCYELEVCATLDSAIEWILSHDCDVVLLDYSLPDSFGIEGLRKLQSRFADLPIIMLTGLDDPKASLDARESGAQDYIVKGQFHSAELDQTLLRAIQSGCGDRPGGPRSMASQSL
- a CDS encoding response regulator, whose protein sequence is MNDQPQRRKPAVILLVEDDPGDQELTRRALKHESIHVDLRIANDGVQAMEYLSRQGEFEDPASSPAPDLILLDLNMPKRNGREVLGDLKEDERLSRIPVVVLTTSEQEADILRSYDLGCNSYIQKPVDIDQFTESVRRLGTYWFGVVTLPSTSVPV
- a CDS encoding sensor histidine kinase, which translates into the protein MSSTVAATPDAGDCGRRDELLREQQQLIHVRTDRLFAALMTIQWVAGIVAALWISPRTWSGAMSETHVHVWAAILLGGVITALPVLLAWKRPGRVVTRHIIAVSQMLTSALLIHLTGGRIETHFHIFGSLAFLACYRDWRILCTATMVVVADHGLRGWLWPESVYGVIGGAPLRLIEHAGWVVFENLFLIVTIRQSLADMSRNACNQAQLESTNSRIEAEVNRRTEELRESMEETARASRQLVHANKTLEEQNKELDQFTYIASHDLQEPVRKLVSFSRLLEQDIDGDLNEDAQRDLQFIVDAAKRMRNLVQALLELSRVGRSAMKHEPVDLEQCVDDALDSLELRIKETGAVITRDEFPTVIGDQTMLTQLYQNLVSNALKFTDERSPEIQISVTRNDDHWILGVRDNGIGMKPEYAERIFQPFQRLHNRGEYEGTGIGLSICKKTVQRHAGEIWVESEPGQGAHFRFRLPIAEPVAEQPAPTESKEKEAELAMC
- a CDS encoding RedB protein, whose amino-acid sequence is MLQRPPDNRDDPAGQGTAFDHVSRFPRGWAIPALVIAWGVVVAAGLGIVWQYEHAAGPLHAAPDRWPVASNIERSPERWTLVLFAHPKCPCTRATLGELARIMTRSADRVQASALFVKPPACSLEPGWEVSELWQAAEQIPGLSVRADPGGVEANRFAAAISGLVLLYDPTGQLKFRGGITASRGHSGDNLGRSTIVQLLNQGSGDVDSTKVYGCELGTLLKETPASCHQQ